The segment AATATTTATACCAAATAGCAGCtacatcaataattattttaacatttttcaaatatttgaaggcaGCCTTTCTAATTGTCTCAAAGTAATCTGCAGAATTATGATAAATACACTTCTGTAATTTCCAActtaatttcttgattttattcAGTATTTACATTTCTGCCAGGTAGAGACCTAGTATGTCTTCTATTCAGGTTTATGTTGTCTAGGTGAGGCAGTTCATGGCTTAGGCAAGAAGCtttgaaatagtttaaaatgaatttttaaaagctgtggCACATGAAAGGTATTAATAACCAGGCTATGATCTTcaagttcttattttaaaagtccCAAAGATGTTAAATTCATAAACACAGCTTTACACAAAAGATGGCATTCAAATTATCACCATCATAAATAATCTATTTATAATAAACCATAAATCAGACTTTCCTGGCATAAAATTATTCATGCCAGCGAATTAATCAAGAATTTGAAAGTATACAAACACTTTACCAAGTATCCTGAACAGAATGTACTGGGCCATACTTGTTATTTCTAATATAACTGTAATAGGACAGTAACAAATACCTCAACAGCTACTACAGAAATGCCCTTTCCCACTTCTGTACACTAAACACCAAATGTCGAAGTCATGTATGTAAAGATCTAAAAGTTAACACGTTATAAAAGTTTGATTATGCTGAGGTTTTTCTTTAATAAAGCTACTTATTTTTTGTTAAATGATCCACCTTCTACTCTGCTTTCCAGGTATTTGTCCaactcttcctccttcttcactGCTTCTGGCGATACTTTGGGTGCATTTGGAAAACAGATCAATATCACACTCATGTTGTCTCGACTTCCCTGGGAAGAAAAAAGTttgagaaaacattttgtttcctttttgctcTTCAAAGCCTTGAGAACCTTTACAGCCATGTCAATTATGCTTGTTCTAgtgaaaatatatattgtttataaggagagaaaaatatatatgcacatgtggAAGGGCACCCCccccaaatacatatatatatatagtacctATGGTATATAGAATAACCAACACTccaaaagacaggaaagaaacaCTACAGGTTAAACTCTACTgcaacaataattttttaaagttctataaaataaatatttctgaacatTTACTGGTGGCCTACTTAACATGAAGTGATACCtaacacaaatacacatacacacatacattgaaTTCAACAAGGTAGAAAATACTAGTGATATTCTTTACAACATGATTTCATCTGTAGTTACACATATACCTgacaaatttacatttaaaataaattgtgagACTAATTGATTTGCTTCATAATAAGTAGAAATAtagaattagaaataaaactacatatataaagtttataaaccaacttttaactttcataatttaaaaaaaaaaggcttaactTTTAGGAAGTACATTCATTTAGACACCTACATATTCAAAATACTATAATTACAATACTTGAATCAATTTTGGCCTCCCCACAAATCAGACTTTtcctattattaataataactggGAGTTACCTTCTATAGAGCATAATGCAGAACAGATAAAGTGGAATCTGAGTCATAATTTACTAATATCTGAATCTGATAAGTCTCTTAAGAAAACAGCTTTTAATTTAGTTAACAAAGTATTGAATTCTCAAGTGCTAAAGGATAAACCTAGCAAATGAATGCTACTTTGTCCcttttttatactaaaagggaCAAAGAACATAAGCGACATTGTATTGTTCCTCCTAAATTCAGAAATTGACAGTGTGCACTATCAAGTTGTCcttctattgatttttttaaaacatatttgttaGATGTTACATAAACTTGATTTGTGTTGGATGTTACATAAACCTgatttttaattaagattttaaGTATAGCTGGCAGTTGTGCATATAAAACTACAAACAGTATTATGCTGACTTACTATTTctgagttttaaaagaaaatcaaatatatagcctccaaagttttataaaatcagcattttttaagcaaacaaaagaaaacccacGAAGAATTAGTACGCATTATTGACAAAATACAACAGTGTGGCAAAGAACACCGCACCCAAGTCAAGGGCTTGGATTCTGGTGCTAGTGCTGCAGCTGAAGGAGTAAGCTGTGTAACATTTTAACCCGCTTAAAAAGGGAGCAGCACGTTTATACGTATACATTAGCTCATGCATTTCATTCCCCAGTCTTATGAGTTAGATAATATTTTTCTCCATTCAAATAGCTGAGAGGGGCTGAACAATTTGTTCAAGACTGTACAGTACAAAAGTAACAGAGGTAAGATTTGATTCCACGGCTgactcaaggggcttccctggtggctcagagggtaaagcgtctgcctgcaatgcaggagacctgggttcgattcctgggttgggaagatcccctggagaaggaaatggcaacccactgcagtattcttgcctggagaatcccatggacagagaagcctggtgggctacagtccacggggtcacacacgagtcagacacgactgagcgacttcactttcattttctgactCTTAAGTCTGCAGAACCTTCTGTTGCTCTTCTACACAATCCCATTTGATTATCCAGACAACCCCATAAGACAGGGTAATAATATCTCTCTCTTGAACAATTAAAGAAACTGATTTTCCAGATAGTTTAAAGAGCTTACCTGAAGTCATACACAGTCTCATACCAAGTTCTTCTGACTCCATGTCCAAGGCTATTTCTATTACATAACACCAAATCATCACTAAATCCTCTCTCTGTTGGTGCTACGGATTCATATTTCCATAAATATACTGAGATATCAcatggtaaaatattaaaattctaaaatgccTTTCATTTATAGACAATGAGGCTTAACTCTCCCCATTCCTCTTTTGAAAACATTCACTTTGATACAGTCTTTTTACCTTTGATAATATTCCATATCAAAAAACTCAAGTAATTATGGTTACTAAAAAAGACTAAACATCCAGATAACTCTTGCATTTATGGTAACTGGATAATTTATTTCTAAGAAGTATTcctatattatttttgtaattgatGAAAAGTATCCTGCAACTGTACCAAAAACTTATTTCTGAGCTATAGGCTCTAAGATGATTTTATACTATAGTAGTAATTAAGATGCTATAAAATCATTtcgtcttaaaaaaaaaaaagtctagctaCCTTATACAAACAGGTGTCGACTACTTCATTGCAAACTTTCTCAAGGTCATCAGTGACTTCAAGTCTGGATCTTACAAAATCACAGAGCTCTTCATTTCCCATGACAtcccaaataccatcacatgcAAGAATAATGAATTGATCGTCTTCTTCAGATCTTTCAATATCATGGACTTCAGGCTCTGGTGAAACAAGCTGCTCTGTAGGACCTTTTCCATGGACACATTTGTAATCAAAGTCCCCAAGGGCCCTCGACACAGCCAGAGAGCCATTCACACGCTGAATCATTACAGAACCACCTGCATTCTGAATTCGTTCTTTTTCCAGCGGATTACTTGGTTTGTGATCTTGTGTGAAGAAGTAAACTTTCCTGTTCCTACAAAGTAAACCTCTTGAGTCTCCACAGTTAATGAAATACGTGTGTTGAGGAGAAATTAAGACACCCACAGCTGTCGACCCACTCCTATCAGCACCATGTTTCTTCTCTGACATAACTCTCATATGTTCATCAATCTCCAGGAAGCCTGTTCTGATTCCATTCTTTACATTTTCCACAGAAGGTGCTCCTGCAGACCCTTTAAAATCCTGGTTATTGGTGATGTGATCTAACAAATGCTCACAGCAGTATTTGGCAACCTGAGAACCAGCATGCCCATCATACACAGCAAAGAATGACCATGTTTCAAGTCCACTCGGCAGACCGATCACAGCAGTATGTGCATCCTCCATTTCAACTCGCCAGCCTTGCATGCTGCTTAGCCCATATCGCAACCCATTACCCTGCCCCTGGGCATTATGTTTTTCCATCTTTGGTTTGTCTAAAAATGCTCCCATTATGTCTTGATTCTCTAGGTCtgcaaaggaagagaaacaaaaaagttaATAACTGTCTTATAAACAAACTATCAATACATATCCAACAACCTTTAAGAATGAAGGAAATACAAAGAAAGCTTAAATATTAGTTGAGTATTCAGGATTTTCCAAAGTTTGGTTCCAAATATCTAGTTTTATTCCTATTACAGGAACcgctgaaaaagtaaaaaaaaaaaaaaacaaaaaaaaacaaaacaaacaaacaacaagatCTACTTACAATGATCCAAATTTGCATGCTCCTTCCCTTAAGCCTTTCCTCAGGTCAGTGCCCTTAACTAGGATTTCCcgcctttcctccttccttataTAAGTAAGTATACCCGTCCTTTATATTCTAGCTCAAATTCTATGTTTTCCATAGGTTTTTCAGTCTTTGATAAGCCAATAAGTTATTAAATTACTGTAAGTGGTTCAGCCTCAATTTTCAAGCTGCAAAGccattatacacacatatagcaAAATTTATCTACTGTAACCTAACCTAGTGGTAATAACACGTATCATTATTATAGCACTTTATAATCACTCGGTATAAACAGTAAAGGAGATTAAAAGGTCTAGGACAGCATTGTGGACAAGTCTGAAAGTTTGGCTAACCTTTCCCAATAATCAAAAGCGAAAACCCCTGGCTTGGAATGGGCTTACAAGGCAGGAAGACAGTGTTCAGGATTCAAGTTGGTCTTTACTTGAGTAATAGCCTAGGAATGTAGAGACTTGGGGTCCAAGTCATCAAATGAGTCACAACTGAATGCAATCTGAAAGGAGGATAGGATGAGATTTAATGAAGGTGAAGAGAGATGGGTAGGAGTGGGGAAAGTACCTAGGTAAATTAGGATGAACTTAGGAAACTGGGAATCTGTGATACTACGATGCTAAGGTCTGAGAAGAAgctggaagagaaagaggaagaagaaaaacaactcaGGAACATTTCCCGGcaacctctccctcctcctttatCCTACTAAAGCCAAACTAATACACAGCAGAGAAGTCTGGCTGATTGGTATGATAAAATGATCTCCTGCCTACTTGTCCACTTCCATTACGGTTCCACTAATGGAAGTTAAATAACGAAAACTAGCCATTATTCCTTTCTTAAGGTGGTTTTCATCAAACTGAT is part of the Bubalus bubalis isolate 160015118507 breed Murrah chromosome 11, NDDB_SH_1, whole genome shotgun sequence genome and harbors:
- the PPM1A gene encoding protein phosphatase 1A isoform X2, whose translation is MGAFLDKPKMEKHNAQGQGNGLRYGLSSMQGWRVEMEDAHTAVIGLPSGLETWSFFAVYDGHAGSQVAKYCCEHLLDHITNNQDFKGSAGAPSVENVKNGIRTGFLEIDEHMRVMSEKKHGADRSGSTAVGVLISPQHTYFINCGDSRGLLCRNRKVYFFTQDHKPSNPLEKERIQNAGGSVMIQRVNGSLAVSRALGDFDYKCVHGKGPTEQLVSPEPEVHDIERSEEDDQFIILACDGIWDVMGNEELCDFVRSRLEVTDDLEKVCNEVVDTCLYKGSRDNMSVILICFPNAPKVSPEAVKKEEELDKYLESRVEEIIKKQGEGVPDLVHVMRTLASENIPSLPPGGELASKRNVIEAVYNRLNPYKNDDTDSTSTDDMW
- the PPM1A gene encoding protein phosphatase 1A isoform X1, translated to MYVFRRKWVAETVISTRLRKSEKRKMKKRRAKETRREQKKERIRRRKERRGGHKKRISVRKIRATDLENQDIMGAFLDKPKMEKHNAQGQGNGLRYGLSSMQGWRVEMEDAHTAVIGLPSGLETWSFFAVYDGHAGSQVAKYCCEHLLDHITNNQDFKGSAGAPSVENVKNGIRTGFLEIDEHMRVMSEKKHGADRSGSTAVGVLISPQHTYFINCGDSRGLLCRNRKVYFFTQDHKPSNPLEKERIQNAGGSVMIQRVNGSLAVSRALGDFDYKCVHGKGPTEQLVSPEPEVHDIERSEEDDQFIILACDGIWDVMGNEELCDFVRSRLEVTDDLEKVCNEVVDTCLYKGSRDNMSVILICFPNAPKVSPEAVKKEEELDKYLESRVEEIIKKQGEGVPDLVHVMRTLASENIPSLPPGGELASKRNVIEAVYNRLNPYKNDDTDSTSTDDMW